The following DNA comes from bacterium.
CACGGCCGTACTGCCGCTCGTAGGAGCGGATCATCCGCGCGTGCCGCTCGGCCTCGTTCAGCATGTTCTTGTTCGACTTCTGGTACCAGTGGTTGTTGGCGAAGAAGTCCGCGTGCCCGAAGACGTGCGCGATCACGAGCACGTTCTCGAGATACGTGTTGGTGGAACGTAAGAAGGCGTGCGACGGCACCGTGTTCAGCACGAGCTCGAGGATGTTGAACACTTCCTTGTTCTGCTGGGTGACGAGCTCTTTATAGACGCCGCCCCAGTACCAGTGGACGAACCGGTTCGGCAGACCCATGCTCGCCACTTCGGCGATCTCGTCGCTGTCCGTGAGCTGGAAGACGACGGGATTGAACGCGAGGCCGCGGTCGCGGGCAAGCGTCTCGAGGCGCCCGATCACATTCTCGTACTCGACCATCGGTCCGCTCAGCACGTCAGTCCCTCCGCATCGCGGCGGCCATCGGCCGGCGCGCGGCGCGCGTCTCGAAGAATCCGAGGAAGTCCCGCATCGCCGTCCGGATCGTCTCCAGATCGACCAGGTTGGCGAACATCGCGCCCTCGCGGGTGCGCACCGCCTCCTGGACAAACTCGCTGAACCCGCCGATGCCGCGGCCGCCGGGGTTCACGTGGCCGTAGCACACCAGGTCGAACCCGCCGAGCGCCTCGTCGAACCGTTTCTTCGCCAGGTCGAAGTCGCCGGAGCTCGTCTCGCCGTCCGTGAACATGAACAGGAACTTGTCGTACTCGGTCACGCCGTCGAGCAGGCTGATCGCTTTCTCGAAGCCGGTGCTGATGTGCGTGCCGCCGCTCGATTCCACGCAGAAGAACTCGTCCCGGGTCTTCTCCTCGGCCACGTCCTGGAAGACGACGTACCGCCGGAGGTTCGTCGGGTAGCGGCGCTCCAGGTAGTGCCAGAGGATGAAGATCGTCTTGCGCACGAGCGCGAGGTACTCGCCGCGCATCGACCCGGAGATGTCGAGCACGTACACCTCGACCGACCGGTTGTTCTGGAAGGTCGTCGGGTCTTCGGTAAAGTACCAGCCGTCCTGCTGCACGTCGACGTCGTAGTCGACCTTGCCCGACTCGCGCGTGTTGCGCACCAGGCTCTGCAGCATCGTCTCTTCGAGGTTCAGGTCGGCGCGGAGGCCGATCCGGTCGAGGTCGTCGAGCTCGACCTGCTCCTGGGCCTCGACCTCCCCGGCCCGCCCCGGGTCGTG
Coding sequences within:
- a CDS encoding DUF444 family protein — protein: MRIHRGRIAQYKHDQLLREYLKQNLNELIQQKELILDGKVKTQIATLDLPTLKFGEESQFLAQGSGSGGAGGQGAGAGAGGDQVQALGGLLGGDHHGKELQVELDFDEFVRLAQEVLLDDLRLPAFHDPGRAGEVEAQEQVELDDLDRIGLRADLNLEETMLQSLVRNTRESGKVDYDVDVQQDGWYFTEDPTTFQNNRSVEVYVLDISGSMRGEYLALVRKTIFILWHYLERRYPTNLRRYVVFQDVAEEKTRDEFFCVESSGGTHISTGFEKAISLLDGVTEYDKFLFMFTDGETSSGDFDLAKKRFDEALGGFDLVCYGHVNPGGRGIGGFSEFVQEAVRTREGAMFANLVDLETIRTAMRDFLGFFETRAARRPMAAAMRRD